From Alosa sapidissima isolate fAloSap1 chromosome 7, fAloSap1.pri, whole genome shotgun sequence, the proteins below share one genomic window:
- the LOC121713662 gene encoding polypeptide N-acetylgalactosaminyltransferase 6-like isoform X1: MIKYTCLSCKFTPWLTNACLMLEIRLRPSLIMLRMLPRRYSRRLKLLALSGVLFLMLLLVTLQQGGEGTMSPVPWPLVLPSTQEWVKVFVRFAAISNLTFQIVAPQPPSLGLHPTTVDPFCPSGFYSNVELRPYLQRPPEDQRSQGAYGRAFVSRHLSPEEQREKNKGLRKHCFNQFASDRISLHRSLGNDTRPPECVDRLFRRCPPLPSTSVIIVFHNEAWSTLLRTVNSVLYTTPAVMLKEIILVDDASTLDDLKAPLEHHVQAFKMVRLLRQQERKGLVAARLLGAQKAHGEVLTFLDSHCECFHGWLEPLLARIVQEPTAVVSPDIVVIDQNSLKFTRPVPTQRVHSRGNFDWSLNFGWETIPSQERSRLKDETYPVRTPVFAGGLFSISKAFFEHIGTYDDKMEIWGGENIEMSFRVWLCGGQLEIVPCSVVGHIFRSSSPHSFPNGTDVIVRNQVRLAEVWMDDYKKIFYRMNKKAAAIAQENAYGDISERLRLKERLNCKNFTWYLNHVYPEAYVPDLTPALFGAVKNMGSETCLDVGQKNPRKPVMMYPCHNLGGNQYFEFTTQQELRHSVVCLHATLDSEPVRMDPCTYNGKGTEVTPQQEWVLTLILPKMFLLKNAILEKCLTLEGGKVVMKRCDLAHSYQHWTFI; this comes from the exons ATGATCAAATACACCTGTCTGTCGTGCAAGTTTACTCCGTGGCTAACGAATGCATGTTTGATGCTGGAAATAAGGTTGAG GCCTTCCCTCATCATGTTACGCATGTTACCACGTCGCTATTCACGGCGTCTGAAGCTCCTAGCGCTGAGTGGTGTCCTCTTCCTCATGCTGCTCCTGGTTACTCTACAGCAGGGAGGAGAAGGCACCATGTCCCCCGTGCCGTGGCCCCTAGTCCTCCCCAGCACTCAAGAGTGGGTGAAGGTCTTTGTCAGGTTTGCAGCCATCAGCAACCTAACTTTTCAAATTGTAGCCCCTCAGCCCCCATCTCTCGGGCTGCACCCCACGACTGTGGACCCCTTCTGCCCATCAGGATTTTATAGCAATGTTGAGCTAAGGCCCTACCTACAGAGGCCTCCAGAGGACCAGAGGAGTCAAGGGGCCTATGGGAGGGCCTTTGTGTCAAGGCACCTCAGCCCAGAGGAGCAGCGGGAGAAGAATAAGGGCTTGCGTAAGCACTGCTTCAACCAGTTTGCCAGTGACCGCATCTCTCTGCACCGAAGTCTGGGCAACGACACACGCCCCCCTGA GTGTGTTGATCGTCTCTTCCGCCGCTGCCCACCCCTGCCATCCACTAGTGTTATCATCGTGTTCCATAATGAGGCGTGGTCCACTCTCCTTCGCACTGTTAATAGTGTGCTGTACACGACACCTGCTGTCATGCTCAAAGAAATCATCTTAGTGGATGATGCCAGCACTCTGG ATGATTTAAAAGCACCTTTAGAACATCATGTCCAGGCCTTCAAGATGGTGCGTTTGCTTCGGCAGCAGGAAAGAAAAGGACTAGTTGCTGCCAGGCTGCTGGGTGCACAAAAAGCCCACGGAGAGGTTCTCACTTTTCTGGACTCACACT GTGAATGCTTCCATGGCTGGCTGGAGCCTCTGCTGGCGCGCATTGTGCAGGAGCCCACAGCGGTGGTCAGCCCTGATATAGTCGTCATAGACCAGAACAGCCTGAAGTTCACCAGGCCAGTGCCCACCCAGCGGGTACACAGCCGAGGCAACTTCGACTGGAGCCTGAACTTTGGATGGGAGACCATACCCAGTCAGGAGAGAAGCAGACTGAAAGACGAAACCTACCCAGTGAG GACTCCAGTGTTTGCTGGTGGCCTTTTCTCCATATCTAAAGCTTTCTTTGAACACATCGGGACCTATGATGACAAGATGGAGATTTGGGGAGGAGAGAACATTGAGATGTCCTTCAGA GTGTGGCTGTGTGGGGGGCAGTTGGAGATTGTTCCGTGCTCAGTGGTGGGCCACATCTTTCGTTCCAGCAGTCCCCACTCCTTCCCCAACGGCACTGATGTGATCGTGCGCAACCAGGTGCGCCTGGCCGAGGTCTGGATGGATGACTACAAAAAAATATTCTATCGCATGAACAAAAAGGCAGCAGCAATAGCTCAAGAG aaTGCTTACGGTGACATTTCAGAGCGGCTCAGACTCAAAGAGAGATTGAACTGTAAAAATTTCACCTGGTACCTGAACCATGTCTACCCAGAGGCTTATGTCCCTGACCTGACCCCAGCTCTCTTTGGAGCG GTCAAGAACATGGGGTCAGAGACGTGTCTGGATGTTGGTCAGAAGAATCCACGAAAGCCTGTGATGATGTACCCGTGTCACAATTTGGGTGGCAACCAG TATTTTGAGTTCACGACGCAACAGGAACTGCGTCACAGTGTAGTGTGTCTGCACGCTACCTTGGATTCAGAGCCTGTCAGGATGGACCCATGCACCTATAACGGCAAAGGGACAGAGGTGACACCCCAGCAAGAGTGGGTCCTTACCCTCATACTCCCAAAG ATGTTCCTTCTGAAAAATGCCATTCTGGAGAAATGCTTAACCCTGGAAGGAGGCAAAGTGGTTATGAAGCGATGTGACCTCGCACATTCGTACCAGCACTGGACATTCATCTGA
- the LOC121713669 gene encoding testis-expressed protein 49-like codes for MAFFGVTNCGYQNPIGDRMLSKTSNTEDRERVPELPPIHPTRRPASCTDTCSIYNQPLPYSIDLHRGSQMSYREMLRRAQTPRSPNQLYVMPVTDAQHYGWWLPSNEQWTRTRRFPRKHSEMTKFVMEMSMTDHEFSLF; via the exons ATGGCATTCTTCGGGGTTACAAACTGTGGTTATCAGAATCCAATTGGAGATCGGATGCTCTCTAAAACTTCCAACACTGAAG ATCGGGAGAGAGTGCCAGAATTACCTCCCATTCATCCCACGAGGAGGCCCGCGTCGTGTACCGACACATGCAGTATCTACAACCAACCTCTCCCCTACAGCATAGACTTACATCGCGGCAGCCAAATGAGCTATAGAGAAATGCTAAGACGAGCTCAAACGCCAAGAT CCCCCAACCAGCTGTATGTCATGCCCGTCACTGATGCCCAGCATTACGGATGGTGGCTGCCTAGTAATGAACAGTGGACAAGAACGCGCAGGTTCCCTCGCAAGCACAGCGAGATGACCAA ATTTGTGATGGAGATGTCCATGACTGACCACGAGTTCAGCTTGTTCTGA
- the LOC121713662 gene encoding polypeptide N-acetylgalactosaminyltransferase 6-like isoform X2 translates to MIKYTCLSCKFTPWLTNACLMLEIRLRPSLIMLRMLPRRYSRRLKLLALSGVLFLMLLLVTLQQGGEGTMSPVPWPLVLPSTQEWVKVFVRFAAISNLTFQIVAPQPPSLGLHPTTVDPFCPSGFYSNVELRPYLQRPPEDQRSQGAYGRAFVSRHLSPEEQREKNKGLRKHCFNQFASDRISLHRSLGNDTRPPECVDRLFRRCPPLPSTSVIIVFHNEAWSTLLRTVNSVLYTTPAVMLKEIILVDDASTLDDLKAPLEHHVQAFKMVRLLRQQERKGLVAARLLGAQKAHGEVLTFLDSHCECFHGWLEPLLARIVQEPTAVVSPDIVVIDQNSLKFTRPVPTQRVHSRGNFDWSLNFGWETIPSQERSRLKDETYPVRTPVFAGGLFSISKAFFEHIGTYDDKMEIWGGENIEMSFRVWLCGGQLEIVPCSVVGHIFRSSSPHSFPNGTDVIVRNQVRLAEVWMDDYKKIFYRMNKKAAAIAQEVKNMGSETCLDVGQKNPRKPVMMYPCHNLGGNQYFEFTTQQELRHSVVCLHATLDSEPVRMDPCTYNGKGTEVTPQQEWVLTLILPKMFLLKNAILEKCLTLEGGKVVMKRCDLAHSYQHWTFI, encoded by the exons ATGATCAAATACACCTGTCTGTCGTGCAAGTTTACTCCGTGGCTAACGAATGCATGTTTGATGCTGGAAATAAGGTTGAG GCCTTCCCTCATCATGTTACGCATGTTACCACGTCGCTATTCACGGCGTCTGAAGCTCCTAGCGCTGAGTGGTGTCCTCTTCCTCATGCTGCTCCTGGTTACTCTACAGCAGGGAGGAGAAGGCACCATGTCCCCCGTGCCGTGGCCCCTAGTCCTCCCCAGCACTCAAGAGTGGGTGAAGGTCTTTGTCAGGTTTGCAGCCATCAGCAACCTAACTTTTCAAATTGTAGCCCCTCAGCCCCCATCTCTCGGGCTGCACCCCACGACTGTGGACCCCTTCTGCCCATCAGGATTTTATAGCAATGTTGAGCTAAGGCCCTACCTACAGAGGCCTCCAGAGGACCAGAGGAGTCAAGGGGCCTATGGGAGGGCCTTTGTGTCAAGGCACCTCAGCCCAGAGGAGCAGCGGGAGAAGAATAAGGGCTTGCGTAAGCACTGCTTCAACCAGTTTGCCAGTGACCGCATCTCTCTGCACCGAAGTCTGGGCAACGACACACGCCCCCCTGA GTGTGTTGATCGTCTCTTCCGCCGCTGCCCACCCCTGCCATCCACTAGTGTTATCATCGTGTTCCATAATGAGGCGTGGTCCACTCTCCTTCGCACTGTTAATAGTGTGCTGTACACGACACCTGCTGTCATGCTCAAAGAAATCATCTTAGTGGATGATGCCAGCACTCTGG ATGATTTAAAAGCACCTTTAGAACATCATGTCCAGGCCTTCAAGATGGTGCGTTTGCTTCGGCAGCAGGAAAGAAAAGGACTAGTTGCTGCCAGGCTGCTGGGTGCACAAAAAGCCCACGGAGAGGTTCTCACTTTTCTGGACTCACACT GTGAATGCTTCCATGGCTGGCTGGAGCCTCTGCTGGCGCGCATTGTGCAGGAGCCCACAGCGGTGGTCAGCCCTGATATAGTCGTCATAGACCAGAACAGCCTGAAGTTCACCAGGCCAGTGCCCACCCAGCGGGTACACAGCCGAGGCAACTTCGACTGGAGCCTGAACTTTGGATGGGAGACCATACCCAGTCAGGAGAGAAGCAGACTGAAAGACGAAACCTACCCAGTGAG GACTCCAGTGTTTGCTGGTGGCCTTTTCTCCATATCTAAAGCTTTCTTTGAACACATCGGGACCTATGATGACAAGATGGAGATTTGGGGAGGAGAGAACATTGAGATGTCCTTCAGA GTGTGGCTGTGTGGGGGGCAGTTGGAGATTGTTCCGTGCTCAGTGGTGGGCCACATCTTTCGTTCCAGCAGTCCCCACTCCTTCCCCAACGGCACTGATGTGATCGTGCGCAACCAGGTGCGCCTGGCCGAGGTCTGGATGGATGACTACAAAAAAATATTCTATCGCATGAACAAAAAGGCAGCAGCAATAGCTCAAGAG GTCAAGAACATGGGGTCAGAGACGTGTCTGGATGTTGGTCAGAAGAATCCACGAAAGCCTGTGATGATGTACCCGTGTCACAATTTGGGTGGCAACCAG TATTTTGAGTTCACGACGCAACAGGAACTGCGTCACAGTGTAGTGTGTCTGCACGCTACCTTGGATTCAGAGCCTGTCAGGATGGACCCATGCACCTATAACGGCAAAGGGACAGAGGTGACACCCCAGCAAGAGTGGGTCCTTACCCTCATACTCCCAAAG ATGTTCCTTCTGAAAAATGCCATTCTGGAGAAATGCTTAACCCTGGAAGGAGGCAAAGTGGTTATGAAGCGATGTGACCTCGCACATTCGTACCAGCACTGGACATTCATCTGA